In Picosynechococcus sp. PCC 7002, the following are encoded in one genomic region:
- the dacB gene encoding D-alanyl-D-alanine carboxypeptidase/D-alanyl-D-alanine endopeptidase yields MGKTQFQPVSQILALASLATLAFSSQSLAQSQETCDLSGTISQILQRPEQQQTQWGIAIQDPQTDSLLFEHRADTFFVPASNQKLLTTAAALVSFGPNYQYQTPIYTVGTAPNLEKLIIRGVGDPSLTTEKLTTALSQLSQQQIHHIDQVILDSSHFPEPGVNPTWEWSDLSFYYGVPVTSLMLNENAVVLTVFPTESGQTTTVGWSDDIAAQQWQLENQMVTAPDDTPYSGSLTQTYGTTTLTLTGKLAADAMPDIWGLSIPDPDRYALDKITQILGEQGITVGKSLTTQTPIPNLDQAQPLGAIASDPLAEILKTTNQDSNNLFAESLLKTLTAADRDPETILESIGVDPATYRLRDGSGLSRHNLVTPMALIQTLDGMLTHPQGETYRNSLAIAGRTGTLQNRFQDTPVENQFFGKTGTMTHVSALSGYLDLPDDSTLLVSILANQTGQSARITRQAIDDVVVAVHDWHSCSTTQP; encoded by the coding sequence ATGGGGAAAACACAATTTCAACCGGTAAGCCAGATCCTCGCCCTGGCAAGTTTAGCAACCCTGGCTTTTAGCTCCCAAAGTCTGGCCCAATCCCAAGAGACCTGCGATCTCTCTGGCACTATTTCTCAGATCCTCCAGCGTCCAGAACAGCAACAAACCCAGTGGGGCATTGCGATCCAAGATCCCCAGACCGATAGCCTCTTATTTGAGCACCGAGCCGACACTTTTTTTGTGCCAGCCTCTAACCAAAAACTCCTCACCACTGCCGCTGCCCTGGTAAGTTTTGGCCCAAACTATCAATATCAAACGCCAATCTACACCGTTGGAACAGCTCCCAATCTTGAGAAATTAATTATTCGAGGTGTGGGTGATCCAAGTTTGACCACCGAAAAATTAACCACAGCTCTCTCGCAGCTATCCCAACAGCAAATCCACCATATTGATCAAGTCATCCTGGACAGCAGCCATTTTCCTGAACCTGGGGTTAATCCTACCTGGGAATGGTCTGATCTGAGTTTTTATTATGGTGTCCCCGTTACCAGCTTGATGCTCAATGAAAACGCCGTTGTTCTCACGGTTTTTCCCACAGAGTCCGGCCAAACCACAACGGTGGGCTGGTCTGATGATATTGCGGCCCAACAATGGCAACTGGAAAATCAGATGGTGACGGCCCCTGACGATACTCCCTACAGCGGTTCCCTGACCCAAACCTATGGCACGACGACGTTAACCCTCACCGGGAAATTGGCCGCCGACGCCATGCCCGACATTTGGGGACTATCGATTCCCGATCCAGACCGCTATGCCCTCGATAAAATCACCCAAATTCTGGGAGAGCAGGGTATTACCGTCGGGAAAAGTTTAACGACGCAAACGCCGATCCCTAACCTAGATCAAGCGCAACCTTTGGGGGCGATCGCCTCTGATCCCTTAGCTGAAATCCTCAAAACCACTAACCAAGACAGCAATAACCTTTTTGCCGAAAGTCTCCTAAAAACCCTTACTGCCGCTGACCGAGACCCAGAAACAATCCTAGAATCTATCGGGGTCGATCCTGCCACCTACCGACTCCGGGATGGCTCTGGTCTTTCTCGCCACAACCTTGTCACCCCCATGGCCTTGATCCAAACCCTAGACGGTATGCTGACCCATCCCCAGGGGGAAACTTACCGCAATTCTTTGGCGATCGCCGGTCGCACAGGCACTCTCCAAAACCGCTTTCAAGATACCCCAGTCGAAAACCAATTCTTTGGGAAAACAGGCACCATGACCCACGTTTCTGCCCTCTCTGGCTACCTCGATCTACCCGATGACAGCACCTTATTGGTCAGTATTTTGGCGAACCAAACCGGCCAATCGGCCCGAATTACCCGTCAAGCCATTGATGATGTTGTCGTCGCTGTCCATGATTGGCACTCCTGTTCCACGACCCAGCCATAA
- a CDS encoding PspA/IM30 family protein codes for MNFFRRTWDGIQQWWQPTADPEHILEQTLWDMEKKLIQMRRAVAQAVASAKRGERHRKTMAAMVQRWQQWVKLALDCGDETLAKAAIARRQTYGEMLAKLEAQREEQQAFIRGVRHNLEALEDKINHIKLQKDWYVTRLRTAIAQQQLQTLQQELMGGSLDAAIADLELSLWQVEAETDLIDPLEAQFRQLEKSQQRNPKNS; via the coding sequence ATGAATTTTTTCCGGCGCACCTGGGATGGCATTCAACAATGGTGGCAACCTACTGCTGATCCAGAACACATCCTGGAGCAGACCCTCTGGGACATGGAAAAAAAATTGATCCAAATGCGGCGGGCCGTGGCCCAGGCGGTAGCGAGTGCTAAACGGGGGGAACGACACCGAAAAACCATGGCGGCAATGGTACAGCGATGGCAGCAGTGGGTAAAATTGGCTCTGGATTGTGGCGATGAAACTTTAGCAAAAGCGGCGATTGCCCGACGACAAACCTATGGGGAAATGTTGGCGAAACTGGAGGCCCAACGGGAAGAACAACAAGCCTTTATCCGAGGCGTACGCCACAATCTTGAGGCCCTCGAAGACAAAATCAACCACATTAAACTGCAAAAAGATTGGTATGTGACGCGGTTGCGGACGGCGATCGCCCAACAGCAGTTACAAACCCTCCAGCAAGAATTAATGGGGGGAAGCTTGGATGCGGCGATCGCCGATTTAGAATTGTCCCTGTGGCAAGTGGAAGCAGAAACCGATCTCATTGATCCCCTCGAAGCACAATTTCGTCAGTTGGAAAAAAGCCAGCAGCGTAACCCAAAGAATTCTTAG
- the dxr gene encoding 1-deoxy-D-xylulose-5-phosphate reductoisomerase gives MTNAKAISILGSTGSIGTQTLDIVRSHPDKFRVVGMAAGRNIQLLAEQVREFHPEIVATSQESLLPELKSLLQDLEHQPQIIAGKAAIAEVARYGDAESVVTGIVGCAGLLPTIAAIEAGKDIALANKETLIAGGPVVLPLIEKYGVKLLPADSEHSAIFQCLQGVPEGGLKRIILTASGGAFRDLPVEKLATVTVKDALKHPNWSMGQKITIDSATLMNKGLEVIEAHYLFGKDYDDIDIVVHPQSIIHSLIELQDTSVLAQLGWPDMRLPLLYALSYPERIHTDWEQFDLVKAGDLTFREPDHHKYPCMNLAYAAGRAGGSMPAVLNAANEQAVALFLEEKIEFLDIPRLIEKVCDRHQNDNKTNPTLDDILQADQWARQAVLELQPQLA, from the coding sequence ATGACCAACGCTAAAGCCATCTCTATCCTTGGTTCCACCGGATCAATCGGGACGCAAACCCTCGATATTGTGCGATCGCACCCCGATAAATTCCGCGTGGTGGGGATGGCCGCTGGGCGTAACATTCAACTGCTGGCCGAACAGGTGCGGGAGTTCCACCCAGAGATTGTTGCCACCAGCCAGGAAAGCCTTTTACCCGAACTAAAATCTCTCCTTCAAGATTTAGAACACCAACCCCAAATCATCGCTGGCAAAGCGGCGATCGCCGAAGTGGCCCGTTATGGTGATGCCGAAAGCGTGGTAACGGGGATTGTGGGCTGTGCTGGACTTTTACCGACCATTGCGGCGATCGAAGCCGGCAAAGACATTGCTCTTGCTAACAAAGAAACCCTGATCGCTGGGGGGCCAGTGGTTTTACCCTTAATCGAAAAATATGGCGTGAAACTACTGCCCGCTGACTCCGAACATTCCGCGATCTTCCAATGTCTCCAGGGGGTGCCTGAAGGAGGTTTAAAGCGGATTATTCTCACGGCCTCCGGGGGCGCTTTCCGGGATCTGCCTGTGGAAAAATTGGCCACCGTCACTGTCAAAGATGCCCTGAAACATCCCAACTGGTCCATGGGGCAAAAAATTACCATCGACTCCGCTACCCTGATGAACAAGGGTCTAGAGGTGATCGAAGCCCATTATCTCTTTGGTAAAGATTACGACGACATCGACATTGTGGTGCATCCCCAGAGCATCATCCACTCCCTAATCGAGCTGCAAGATACCTCGGTTTTAGCCCAGTTGGGTTGGCCTGATATGCGCTTGCCCCTGCTCTATGCCCTCTCCTACCCCGAACGCATTCACACCGATTGGGAGCAATTTGACCTCGTGAAGGCCGGCGATCTTACCTTCCGGGAACCGGATCACCATAAATATCCCTGCATGAATTTGGCCTATGCTGCGGGACGGGCCGGGGGATCGATGCCAGCAGTTTTAAATGCAGCGAATGAGCAAGCTGTGGCCCTTTTCCTCGAAGAAAAAATTGAATTCCTCGATATCCCTCGTCTCATCGAAAAGGTTTGCGATCGCCACCAAAACGACAACAAGACAAACCCGACCCTAGACGACATTTTGCAGGCAGATCAATGGGCCAGACAAGCTGTTCTTGAATTACAGCCACAATTAGCTTAA
- the ndk gene encoding nucleoside-diphosphate kinase, with protein MERTFVMVKPDGVQRGLVGDVIRRFEAKGFKLVGLKLVSVSRELAEQHYGVHRERPFFGSLVEFIISVPVVAMVWEGKGAIAAARKIIGATNPLEAEPGTIRGDFGVDIGRNLIHGSDGPDTAASEIALWFSESELANWEPATKAWLYE; from the coding sequence GTGGAACGCACATTTGTAATGGTTAAACCGGACGGTGTTCAGCGCGGTTTGGTCGGCGATGTTATCCGTCGTTTTGAAGCAAAAGGCTTTAAGCTCGTCGGTCTAAAATTGGTTTCTGTTTCCCGCGAATTAGCAGAGCAGCACTACGGCGTTCACAGAGAAAGACCGTTCTTCGGTAGCCTCGTAGAATTCATTATTTCTGTCCCCGTCGTCGCCATGGTTTGGGAAGGTAAAGGGGCGATCGCCGCCGCCCGGAAAATCATCGGTGCCACCAACCCCCTCGAAGCAGAACCCGGCACAATCCGGGGTGACTTCGGTGTGGACATTGGCCGTAACCTGATCCACGGTTCCGATGGCCCCGACACCGCTGCCAGTGAAATTGCCCTCTGGTTCTCCGAATCTGAATTGGCCAACTGGGAACCCGCCACCAAAGCTTGGCTCTACGAATAA
- a CDS encoding CesT family type III secretion system chaperone, translating into MTPDAISATLTEFFPDAKINHTDNKTWKVHKSQARFHLLVSLSSDGQMLRIFVPVASQDDAEPYYGQLLESNFNENKLARYALNQGLLWGVFKYPLEQLDTAIFQQVLTEMVALHQQNLSPFFNQLAEDKVREIIRAAKSQGQSIEKTMQTITRFYQEGIMGGLDQEPREQQRALLAWQHQLERLWDEEE; encoded by the coding sequence ATGACCCCAGACGCCATCTCCGCTACCCTCACTGAATTTTTTCCCGACGCCAAAATTAACCACACAGACAACAAAACTTGGAAAGTACACAAATCCCAAGCCCGGTTTCACCTGCTGGTGAGCCTGTCTAGTGATGGTCAAATGCTGCGGATCTTTGTACCTGTCGCGTCCCAGGACGACGCGGAACCCTATTATGGCCAGTTGCTCGAAAGTAACTTTAATGAAAATAAACTCGCCCGCTACGCCCTCAACCAGGGTTTACTTTGGGGCGTATTTAAATATCCCTTAGAACAACTTGACACCGCTATTTTCCAACAGGTGTTAACGGAAATGGTGGCTTTACACCAACAAAATCTCAGTCCCTTTTTTAATCAACTGGCCGAAGATAAAGTTCGAGAAATTATCCGTGCCGCCAAGTCCCAGGGGCAAAGTATCGAAAAGACGATGCAAACGATTACCCGGTTTTACCAAGAAGGGATTATGGGGGGCCTCGACCAAGAACCCAGGGAACAACAGCGGGCTTTATTGGCTTGGCAGCACCAATTAGAACGGCTCTGGGATGAAGAGGAATAG
- a CDS encoding class I SAM-dependent methyltransferase, whose translation MSEQFFQRKQTFFDRWARNYDILLTTPFYQAVHKRLLTYADFPRDGHVLDLGCGTGKLFKRLGKLYPELTGVGLDLSPEMLAQAQRKNIHGDRLSFVQGNAEAQPFPENTFDAAFNTISFLHYLHPETVLEEVQRVLKPGGQFYLADYGKGELCQGDGFPFSPGGLRFYSRTERTAMGKRVGLETVAHHYLMFGVLLTIFQKSEEIPKAIAP comes from the coding sequence ATGAGCGAACAATTTTTTCAACGGAAGCAGACTTTTTTTGACCGCTGGGCGAGAAATTACGACATTTTATTGACCACGCCCTTTTACCAGGCTGTCCATAAGCGGTTACTCACCTATGCTGATTTCCCCAGAGATGGCCATGTGCTTGACCTGGGTTGTGGGACGGGCAAATTATTTAAACGACTCGGTAAGCTTTATCCAGAATTAACGGGGGTGGGGTTGGATCTATCTCCAGAAATGTTAGCCCAGGCCCAACGGAAAAATATCCATGGCGATCGCCTTTCCTTTGTCCAAGGGAATGCTGAGGCGCAACCTTTTCCGGAAAATACCTTTGATGCGGCGTTTAATACGATTAGCTTTTTGCATTATCTCCACCCCGAGACGGTTTTAGAGGAAGTGCAGCGGGTGCTCAAGCCGGGTGGCCAATTTTATCTAGCGGATTATGGCAAAGGAGAATTGTGCCAAGGGGATGGTTTTCCCTTTTCGCCTGGAGGATTGCGTTTCTATTCCCGGACGGAACGAACCGCAATGGGGAAACGGGTTGGCCTAGAGACTGTAGCACACCATTATTTGATGTTCGGCGTTTTGCTCACGATTTTCCAGAAAAGCGAGGAAATCCCAAAGGCGATCGCCCCTTAA
- a CDS encoding putative toxin-antitoxin system toxin component, PIN family has translation MNKCRIIIDTNVLVSALVFSSYNFHTVVTFAQKQGIILTSLDVLSELSEVLNRQKFDRYLTREIRDDFLTSLALASEIVPIIEKVSVCRDPKDDKFLELIVNGKADFLITGDQDLLALHPFRDASILTVQDFLQAVN, from the coding sequence ATGAATAAATGCCGCATCATTATTGATACCAACGTACTTGTCAGTGCTTTGGTTTTCTCAAGTTACAACTTCCATACAGTTGTAACTTTCGCTCAAAAACAGGGCATTATCCTGACGTCTTTAGATGTTTTGTCAGAATTAAGTGAGGTTCTCAATCGACAAAAATTTGACCGTTATCTGACCAGAGAAATCAGAGACGATTTTTTAACAAGCTTGGCACTAGCCTCTGAAATTGTTCCCATCATCGAAAAAGTTTCGGTCTGCCGCGACCCCAAAGATGACAAATTCCTTGAACTCATTGTCAATGGCAAGGCTGATTTTCTCATCACAGGCGATCAAGATTTACTCGCTCTCCATCCCTTTCGAGACGCTTCCATTCTTACCGTCCAAGACTTCCTGCAAGCTGTTAACTAA